From a single Deltaproteobacteria bacterium genomic region:
- a CDS encoding peptidylprolyl isomerase yields the protein MATVHYTGTLDDGTEFDSSRGREPLSFRLGCSEVIKGFEEAVQGLTPGQNVKVVIPADEAYGPRREDMVVSIPRGQYPDGMPQELGTTIGLRTPDGMEIPATIVEFSDENVILDANHPLAGERLTFDIELVSLEN from the coding sequence ATGGCCACCGTGCACTACACCGGGACTCTGGATGACGGGACCGAATTCGACTCGTCCAGGGGCCGGGAACCGCTGTCCTTCCGACTGGGCTGCAGCGAGGTCATCAAAGGGTTTGAAGAAGCCGTGCAGGGGCTGACGCCCGGCCAAAACGTCAAGGTCGTCATCCCGGCCGACGAGGCCTATGGTCCCAGACGGGAGGACATGGTCGTCTCCATACCTCGGGGACAATACCCTGACGGGATGCCCCAAGAGCTCGGAACCACCATCGGCCTCAGAACTCCGGATGGCATGGAGATTCCGGCCACGATCGTCGAATTCTCGGACGAAAATGTCATCCTGGACGCCAATCACCCTCTGGCTGGCGAGCGTCTGACCTTCGACATAGAACTGGTCAGCCTCGAAAACTGA
- a CDS encoding universal stress protein, protein MIKVEKVLIPVDGSDSSKNAARYAAHLINAKNPKLYLLHVSDPISVTIGGKKGEELRQEAHAKSMELLEEYRKILEPCKMDVELVARSGRPDYVILNMQEELDCDLIVIGSRGLSVLENVIMGSVVTRVLEGATCPVLVTRNLRKKYLQGACGL, encoded by the coding sequence ATGATCAAAGTCGAAAAAGTGTTGATACCGGTGGATGGTTCGGATTCCTCCAAAAACGCGGCCAGATATGCGGCCCATCTGATCAACGCAAAGAATCCGAAATTGTATCTGCTGCATGTCTCGGACCCCATCAGTGTGACCATCGGCGGGAAAAAAGGCGAGGAACTCCGCCAGGAGGCCCATGCCAAGTCCATGGAACTCCTGGAGGAATACCGAAAGATACTCGAGCCTTGCAAAATGGATGTCGAACTGGTGGCCCGCAGCGGCCGTCCCGACTATGTCATTCTCAACATGCAGGAAGAGCTGGATTGCGATTTGATCGTCATCGGTTCGAGGGGGCTGTCCGTCCTGGAGAACGTGATCATGGGCAGCGTGGTCACCCGCGTTCTGGAAGGGGCCACCTGTCCGGTGTTGGTCACCCGCAACCTTCGGAAGAAGTATCTGCAGGGCGCCTGCGGGCTGTAG
- a CDS encoding sodium:proton antiporter — protein MRKNFVWFFCLAVIGLGLFGLLTDALAAGDLHHEAEEIGKHLGVLWVVPFACMLLSIAIMPLAIPHFWHHHYGKVAAFWGLAFLVPFAIVHGFDMALYAVVHTLALEYVSFIILLFSLFTIAGGVCLRGSLVGKPQVNTVILLIGTLLASWMGTTGAAMLLIRPLMRAIAHRRYKVHTIVFFIFLVANIGGSLTPLGDPPLFLGFLKGVSFFWTTVHMFIPFAVLSAILLAVYFAIDTFLFNKEGRPESPTAGQDGRLRLEGLPNLALLAGVVGGVLMSGMWKPEGGFTVYHVHVELQNVVRDVLLLVLAIISLKITPSEIRRRNEFDWEPIREVAKLFAGIFISMIPAISILRAGMDGALRSVIAMVKTAEGMDNHTMYFWLTGGLSSFLDNAPTYLVFFNTAGGDPQRLMSEVGTLLAISAGAVFMGANTYIGNAPNFMVRSIAESGGVKMPSFFGYMAWSVGILVPCFILMNILFFH, from the coding sequence ATGCGAAAAAATTTTGTCTGGTTTTTCTGCCTGGCCGTCATTGGTCTGGGCCTGTTCGGGCTGTTGACGGATGCATTGGCCGCAGGTGATCTGCATCATGAGGCTGAGGAAATCGGAAAACACCTTGGAGTGCTTTGGGTCGTCCCTTTTGCCTGTATGCTCTTGTCCATCGCTATCATGCCCCTGGCCATACCCCATTTCTGGCACCATCATTATGGCAAGGTGGCCGCTTTCTGGGGCCTGGCCTTTTTGGTACCCTTCGCCATAGTCCACGGGTTTGACATGGCGTTATACGCCGTGGTCCACACCCTGGCCCTTGAATATGTCTCTTTCATCATTCTGCTTTTCTCGTTGTTCACCATTGCCGGCGGAGTCTGCCTTCGCGGCTCCCTGGTGGGCAAGCCACAGGTCAACACGGTCATTTTATTGATTGGTACCCTTCTGGCCAGTTGGATGGGAACCACTGGTGCGGCCATGCTCCTCATCCGTCCGCTCATGCGGGCTATCGCCCACCGCAGATACAAGGTCCATACCATCGTCTTTTTCATCTTTCTGGTGGCCAACATCGGAGGAAGCCTGACGCCCCTCGGCGACCCGCCACTGTTCCTGGGCTTTTTGAAGGGCGTGTCCTTTTTCTGGACCACGGTCCACATGTTCATTCCCTTCGCGGTTCTCTCGGCCATCCTGCTGGCCGTGTATTTCGCCATAGACACCTTCCTCTTCAACAAGGAAGGCCGGCCCGAGTCCCCGACCGCTGGCCAGGACGGACGTCTGCGCCTGGAAGGTCTCCCCAACCTGGCTCTGCTGGCCGGTGTGGTCGGCGGCGTGCTTATGAGCGGCATGTGGAAGCCCGAGGGCGGGTTCACCGTGTACCACGTCCATGTGGAATTACAGAACGTCGTCAGGGACGTCCTGCTCCTCGTTCTGGCCATAATCAGCCTGAAGATCACTCCTTCGGAGATCCGACGCCGCAACGAGTTCGACTGGGAACCAATCCGCGAAGTGGCCAAGCTCTTTGCCGGAATCTTCATCTCCATGATTCCGGCCATTTCCATCCTGCGGGCCGGCATGGACGGAGCTCTGCGGAGCGTCATCGCCATGGTCAAGACAGCCGAAGGCATGGACAACCATACCATGTACTTCTGGCTGACTGGCGGTCTGTCGAGTTTTCTGGATAACGCTCCGACTTATCTGGTGTTCTTCAACACCGCCGGAGGCGATCCTCAGCGACTCATGAGCGAGGTGGGCACCCTGCTGGCCATTTCGGCCGGAGCGGTCTTCATGGGAGCCAACACCTATATCGGCAACGCCCCCAACTTCATGGTCCGGTCTATCGCCGAATCGGGCGGGGTCAAGATGCCCAGCTTCTTTGGGTACATGGCCTGGTCGGTGGGTATCCTGGTGCCGTGCTTCATTCTGATGAACATCCTCTTCTTCCATTAA
- a CDS encoding universal stress protein has product MIKVERVLIPVDGSDSSKNAARYAAHLINAKNPKLYLLHVSDPISVTIGGKKGEALRQEAQAKSMEILEEYRKMLEPCKMDVELVARSGRPDYVILNMQEELECDLIVIGSRGLSVLENVIMGSVVTRVLEGATCPVLVTRNLRKKYLQGACGI; this is encoded by the coding sequence ATGATCAAAGTCGAACGAGTGCTGATACCGGTGGATGGTTCGGATTCCTCCAAGAATGCGGCAAGATATGCCGCGCATCTGATCAACGCAAAGAATCCGAAGTTGTATCTGCTTCATGTCTCGGACCCCATCAGCGTGACCATCGGTGGGAAAAAAGGAGAGGCGTTGCGCCAGGAGGCCCAGGCCAAGTCCATGGAGATCCTGGAGGAATACCGGAAGATGCTCGAACCTTGCAAAATGGATGTCGAGCTGGTGGCCCGCAGCGGGCGTCCCGATTATGTCATTCTCAATATGCAAGAAGAACTGGAGTGCGATTTGATCGTCATTGGTTCGAGGGGGTTGTCTGTCTTGGAGAACGTGATTATGGGCAGCGTGGTCACCCGCGTTCTGGAAGGGGCGACCTGCCCGGTGCTGGTCACCCGCAATCTGAGAAAAAAATACTTGCAGGGGGCCTGCGGAATCTGA
- a CDS encoding sodium:proton antiporter, translating to MRRHFGWFFCLAVMGLGMLGAGSEAWAAGGLHHAADEIGKQMGVLWAVPFAGLLLSIAIMPLVIPHFWHHNYGKVAVFWGAAFIVPYALVYGFSLAVYNVLHVMFLEYISFIILLFSLFTIAGGVCLRGSLVGKPQVNTVILLIGTLLASWMGTTGAAMLLIRPLMRAIAHRKYKVHTIVFFIFLVANIGGSLTPLGDPPLFLGFLKGVSFFWTTVHMFIPFAVLSAILLAVYFALDTFLYNKEGRPESPTAGQDGRLRLEGLPNLALLAGVVGGVLMSGMWKPGIELTVYEVHVELQNIIRDILLVALAIVSLKITAPEIRRRNEFDWEPIREVAKLFAGIFISMIPAISILRAGMDGALRGLISMVRTAEGLDNHTMYFWLTGSLSAFLDNAPTYVVFFNTAGGDPQRLMTEVGTLLAISAGAVFFGACTYIGNAPNFMVRSIAETGGIKMPSFFGYMAWSVGILVPCFILMNILFFH from the coding sequence ATGAGAAGACATTTCGGCTGGTTTTTCTGCCTGGCGGTCATGGGTCTGGGAATGCTCGGGGCGGGATCAGAAGCCTGGGCCGCCGGCGGGTTGCATCATGCGGCAGATGAAATCGGGAAGCAGATGGGGGTGCTTTGGGCAGTTCCTTTTGCCGGGCTGCTTTTGTCCATTGCCATCATGCCCCTGGTCATCCCCCATTTCTGGCACCACAACTACGGCAAGGTGGCTGTTTTTTGGGGGGCGGCCTTCATCGTACCGTATGCCCTGGTCTACGGATTCAGCCTAGCCGTCTACAATGTGCTGCATGTCATGTTTCTGGAGTACATCTCTTTTATCATCCTGCTTTTTTCGTTGTTCACCATTGCCGGGGGAGTCTGCCTTCGCGGCTCCCTGGTGGGTAAGCCTCAGGTCAACACGGTCATCCTCCTGATCGGGACCCTGCTGGCCAGCTGGATGGGCACCACGGGCGCGGCCATGCTTCTCATCCGGCCGCTCATGCGGGCCATCGCCCATCGCAAGTACAAGGTCCACACCATCGTCTTTTTCATTTTTCTGGTGGCCAATATTGGGGGCAGTTTGACGCCTCTGGGCGATCCACCCCTGTTTCTGGGCTTTTTGAAGGGCGTGTCCTTTTTCTGGACCACGGTCCACATGTTCATCCCCTTTGCGGTTCTCTCGGCTATCCTGCTGGCCGTGTATTTCGCTCTCGATACCTTCCTCTACAACAAGGAAGGGCGTCCCGAGTCTCCGACCGCCGGGCAGGACGGACGTTTGCGCCTGGAAGGTCTCCCCAACCTGGCCCTGCTGGCCGGCGTGGTCGGCGGCGTGCTCATGAGCGGCATGTGGAAGCCCGGGATCGAGTTGACAGTGTACGAAGTGCACGTGGAACTTCAGAACATCATCCGGGACATCCTGCTGGTCGCTTTGGCCATCGTCAGCCTGAAGATCACGGCGCCGGAGATCCGGCGGCGCAACGAATTCGACTGGGAACCCATTAGGGAGGTGGCCAAGCTTTTTGCGGGCATCTTCATTTCCATGATCCCGGCCATTTCCATCCTTCGCGCCGGCATGGACGGAGCCCTGCGGGGACTCATCTCCATGGTCAGAACTGCGGAAGGCCTGGACAACCACACCATGTATTTCTGGCTGACCGGCTCCCTGTCCGCCTTTCTGGACAACGCCCCGACCTACGTCGTGTTCTTCAATACGGCCGGGGGCGATCCACAGCGGCTCATGACCGAGGTCGGCACGTTGCTGGCCATCTCGGCCGGTGCGGTCTTTTTCGGCGCCTGCACGTACATCGGCAATGCCCCGAATTTCATGGTCCGGTCCATCGCGGAAACTGGAGGGATCAAGATGCCCAGCTTTTTCGGGTACATGGCCTGGTCGGTGGGCATCCTGGTGCCGTGCTTCATCCTGATGAACATCCTCTTCTTCCACTAA
- a CDS encoding bifunctional (p)ppGpp synthetase/guanosine-3',5'-bis(diphosphate) 3'-pyrophosphohydrolase: protein MIRINEIIDKVSGYMSLGDQALIQKAYVFSAAAHAGQIRLSGEPYLSHPLEVANILAEFQLDAATICAGLLHDTVEDTKASLEDIEHQFGAEVTQIVDGVTKISKMQFASKEQAQAENIRKMILAMADDIRVILVKLADRLHNMLTLEHQKDYKQRAIGQETLDIYAPLANRLGLYRLKIRLEDLGLRYTRPDVWAQISHELSSAHQAGQDYIDKVCEFLRRLLVENGIKAKVSGRIKHVYSIYHKMVTQRLTLDQVYDLIAFRVQVESLKDCYTVLGLVHSEWKPVPGKFKDYISMPKANMYQSLHTTVIGPDGERIEIQIRTEEMHQLAEYGVASHWLYKEGGKVRDKDANRFSWLRQILDWQNESKDAREFMSSLRFDLFQDEVYVFTPRGQVKELPEGATPVDFAYLIHTQVGDHCTGAKVNGKLVPLNTALVNGDTIEILTSADRHPSRDWLQFVKTAKARTRIKQWIRTEERERSISLAKEMLEKEGRKMGVNVGRAMRDGRLEALAKEMSFQGVDDLLSSVGYARITPRQVLNHLLPKPAETGEDVSEERRPEASRDQKTKGGKSAVCIRGIDDVLIRFAQCCNPLPGDPIIGYISRGRGVTVHTTDCPNVANMEEERLIDVSWESEVEKSFPVKIRMVCANERGVLAQVSRLLADQQVNIDSGMFRSEPDGKSEMVFTIEVNDSSHLYRTIEKLRKLKSIHEVVRLTTG, encoded by the coding sequence ATGATCCGCATCAATGAAATCATCGACAAGGTTTCCGGATATATGTCTCTGGGCGATCAGGCTCTGATCCAGAAGGCCTACGTCTTCTCGGCGGCGGCCCATGCCGGACAGATTCGCCTCTCGGGCGAGCCCTACCTGTCCCATCCCCTGGAGGTGGCCAATATTCTGGCCGAATTCCAACTGGACGCGGCAACCATCTGCGCCGGGCTCCTGCATGACACGGTGGAGGACACCAAGGCCTCCCTGGAGGACATCGAACACCAGTTCGGGGCCGAGGTGACCCAGATCGTGGACGGGGTGACCAAGATCAGCAAGATGCAGTTCGCCTCCAAGGAACAGGCCCAGGCCGAGAACATCCGGAAGATGATCCTGGCCATGGCCGATGACATCCGGGTCATCCTGGTTAAGCTGGCCGACCGCCTCCACAACATGCTGACCCTGGAACACCAGAAGGATTACAAACAGCGGGCCATCGGTCAGGAGACCCTGGATATTTACGCTCCACTGGCCAACCGACTGGGCCTCTACCGGCTCAAGATACGATTGGAGGATCTAGGTCTAAGGTACACACGGCCGGATGTCTGGGCCCAGATTTCCCACGAGTTGTCCAGCGCCCACCAGGCGGGCCAGGATTATATCGACAAGGTCTGCGAGTTTTTGCGCCGACTCCTGGTGGAAAACGGCATCAAAGCCAAGGTTTCCGGCAGGATCAAGCATGTCTACAGCATCTATCACAAGATGGTCACCCAGCGGCTCACCCTAGATCAGGTCTATGATTTGATCGCCTTCAGGGTTCAGGTCGAGAGCCTCAAGGATTGCTACACGGTTTTGGGCCTTGTCCACTCCGAATGGAAGCCGGTGCCGGGCAAGTTCAAGGACTATATTTCGATGCCCAAGGCCAACATGTACCAGAGTCTGCACACCACGGTCATCGGTCCCGACGGGGAACGCATCGAGATTCAGATCCGGACCGAGGAAATGCACCAGTTGGCGGAATACGGAGTGGCCTCGCACTGGCTTTACAAGGAGGGGGGCAAGGTCAGGGACAAGGACGCCAACCGTTTCAGCTGGCTCAGGCAGATCCTGGACTGGCAGAACGAGTCCAAGGATGCCCGGGAGTTCATGTCGTCTCTTCGGTTCGACCTCTTTCAGGACGAGGTGTACGTTTTTACCCCCCGCGGACAGGTCAAGGAACTGCCCGAAGGGGCTACGCCCGTGGATTTCGCCTATCTGATCCACACTCAGGTGGGGGATCACTGCACTGGGGCCAAGGTTAACGGCAAACTCGTTCCCTTGAACACCGCCCTGGTCAATGGCGACACGATCGAGATCCTGACCTCCGCCGACCGGCATCCGAGTCGGGACTGGCTGCAATTCGTTAAGACAGCCAAGGCCAGGACCAGGATTAAGCAATGGATCAGGACCGAGGAGCGGGAGCGGAGCATCAGTCTGGCCAAGGAGATGCTCGAGAAGGAAGGCCGCAAGATGGGTGTCAACGTCGGCCGGGCCATGCGGGATGGCCGTCTGGAGGCTTTGGCCAAGGAAATGTCCTTCCAGGGGGTCGACGATTTGCTCTCCTCGGTAGGCTACGCCCGGATCACCCCGAGGCAGGTTCTAAACCACCTGCTGCCGAAGCCTGCGGAGACCGGAGAGGATGTTTCCGAGGAGCGCAGACCCGAGGCTTCCAGAGATCAGAAGACCAAAGGCGGCAAGTCGGCGGTCTGCATCCGGGGAATCGACGACGTGCTTATTCGCTTCGCCCAGTGCTGCAACCCCCTCCCTGGAGATCCGATCATCGGGTATATCAGCCGCGGTCGAGGGGTGACCGTGCATACCACAGACTGCCCGAACGTGGCCAATATGGAGGAAGAGCGGCTCATCGATGTCAGTTGGGAGAGCGAGGTCGAGAAGTCGTTTCCGGTCAAGATCCGGATGGTCTGCGCGAACGAGCGGGGCGTGCTGGCCCAAGTGTCGAGGCTGTTGGCCGATCAGCAGGTGAACATCGATTCCGGCATGTTCAGGTCCGAGCCCGACGGCAAGTCGGAGATGGTCTTCACCATCGAGGTCAATGATTCGTCCCATCTCTACCGGACCATCGAAAAACTTCGCAAGCTCAAGTCGATCCACGAGGTGGTTCGTCTGACCACAGGCTGA
- a CDS encoding peptide-binding protein: MAERSPENSTTSVGPPVDGGRILLGSLGEPSNLIPPLASDSASHELAAHLYVAPLRYDKDIRIVPWAAEWYTVEDGGLTLSFKLREGIRWFDGRELTADDVEFTYRLMIDPKTPTAYAEDYKRIESFETTGRYTFVVRYKEVFARSLVTWAHSILPRHVLEGEDLLQTTYSRNPVGAGAFRLEAWDPGRRIVLRANEDYFLGRPHLDQVIYRIIPDSATMFLELKAGGLDMMNLSPQQYLFQTGGDSWDSEFRKFEYLSFSYVYLGYNLDLPLFSSAKVRRALTMAIDTEEIVKGVLLGLGEPTVGPYKPGTWVYNRDIVPWGFDPEAALALLAEEGWTDSDGDGVLDRDGLPFFFTILTNQGNDMRIKTATIIQHRLKKIGIKVEIRTVEWATFIKEFVDKRRFDAVLLGWNILQDPDLFDVWHSSKAEPGGLNFVGYKDEELDALLERGRSTLDTADRKVMYDRIQEILHRDQPYTFLYVPMSLPILQARFQGVKPAPAGITYNFDRWWVPSEAQRVRPIAQP, encoded by the coding sequence ATGGCCGAACGGTCGCCTGAAAACTCCACGACCAGCGTTGGACCGCCCGTGGATGGTGGCCGGATTTTGCTCGGATCTCTCGGCGAGCCGAGCAATCTGATCCCACCTTTGGCCTCGGACTCGGCTTCCCACGAATTGGCTGCCCATCTCTACGTGGCTCCGCTTCGCTACGACAAGGATATCCGTATCGTCCCATGGGCCGCGGAATGGTACACCGTGGAGGACGGGGGGCTAACCCTCAGTTTCAAACTCAGGGAAGGCATCCGTTGGTTTGACGGTCGGGAACTGACGGCCGACGATGTGGAGTTCACCTACAGGCTGATGATCGACCCCAAGACCCCCACGGCATACGCCGAGGACTACAAGCGGATCGAGTCCTTTGAGACCACGGGACGCTATACCTTCGTGGTTCGGTACAAGGAGGTCTTTGCCCGGTCCCTGGTAACCTGGGCCCACAGTATTCTGCCAAGACACGTGCTCGAGGGAGAGGACCTTTTGCAGACCACATACAGCCGGAATCCGGTGGGGGCCGGGGCCTTCAGGCTGGAGGCGTGGGATCCGGGACGGAGGATCGTCCTGAGGGCCAACGAGGACTATTTTCTCGGCAGGCCACATCTTGACCAAGTCATCTACCGGATCATTCCGGACAGCGCAACCATGTTTTTGGAACTGAAGGCAGGGGGCCTCGACATGATGAATCTCTCGCCCCAGCAATACCTCTTTCAGACCGGCGGGGACTCATGGGACAGCGAGTTCCGAAAATTCGAATATCTTTCCTTCAGTTACGTCTATCTGGGGTACAATCTGGATCTGCCCCTGTTCTCATCGGCCAAGGTCAGAAGGGCTCTGACCATGGCCATCGACACCGAGGAGATCGTCAAAGGAGTCCTTTTGGGACTGGGCGAGCCCACCGTGGGTCCGTATAAGCCAGGAACCTGGGTCTACAACCGGGATATCGTTCCATGGGGCTTTGATCCCGAGGCCGCCTTGGCCCTTCTGGCCGAGGAGGGGTGGACCGATTCGGACGGAGACGGGGTTCTGGACCGCGACGGCCTGCCGTTTTTCTTTACCATCCTGACCAACCAGGGCAACGATATGCGGATCAAGACGGCGACCATCATCCAACATAGGCTAAAGAAGATAGGCATCAAGGTCGAGATCCGGACCGTGGAGTGGGCAACCTTCATCAAGGAGTTTGTGGACAAGAGGCGGTTCGATGCCGTTCTTCTTGGCTGGAACATTTTGCAGGACCCGGACCTGTTCGATGTCTGGCACTCGTCCAAGGCTGAACCCGGGGGGCTCAATTTTGTGGGATACAAGGACGAGGAATTGGACGCATTGCTGGAGCGGGGCCGATCGACCTTGGATACCGCCGATCGGAAGGTCATGTACGACCGGATTCAGGAAATTCTGCACCGCGACCAACCCTACACCTTCCTCTACGTGCCCATGTCCCTGCCGATTCTTCAGGCCCGATTCCAGGGCGTCAAACCCGCGCCGGCTGGGATCACCTACAATTTCGACCGCTGGTGGGTCCCGAGCGAAGCCCAGCGAGTCAGACCCATTGCCCAGCCCTGA